A single genomic interval of Nerophis ophidion isolate RoL-2023_Sa linkage group LG11, RoL_Noph_v1.0, whole genome shotgun sequence harbors:
- the LOC133562423 gene encoding axonemal dynein light intermediate polypeptide 1-like, protein MESLLKYDTPLLLTKGNVKKTVKGRPFKVSQHQPADSPVPPPPKSKAPDGIKQQNEEILHVMFTPREWTEGGQVWMQRVSTAPCTRADVLNLEEALDRRLQQRRALETGICPVRRELYSQCFEELIRQVTINCGERGLLLLRVRDEIQMTISAYQSLYESSVVFGMRKALQAEQGKVDMQQRIEDLEREKQELINQLNELKAESVATQKREEEKRDAQEKKHMEQTQFLKRTNQQLKAQLEGIVMPKK, encoded by the exons ATGGAGTCCCTCCTCAAATATGACACCCCGCTTCTGCTCACCAAAGGCAATGTTAAGAAAACAGTAAAG GGACGTCCTTTCAAAGTGAGCCAGCACCAGCCGGCGGACTCCCCGGTTCCCCCGCCCCCTAAAAGCAAAGCCCCCGATGGCATCAAGCAACAGAACGAGGAAATCCTCCACGTCATGTTCACCCCCAG GGAGTGGACGGAGGGGGGGCAGGTGTGGATGCAGAGGGTGTCCACGGCGCCGTGCACGCGAGCGGACGTCCTCAACCTGGAGGAAGCGCTGGACCGTAGGCTGCAGCAGAGGCGCGCCTTGGAAACAGGGATCTGTCCCGTCCGCAGGGAGCTCTACTCTCAGTGCTTTG AGGAGCTGATTCGACAGGTGACCATCAACTGCGGCGAGAGGGGCCTCCTGCTGCTGCGGGTCCGAGACGAGATCCAAATGACCATCTCGGCCTACCAGAGCCTCTACGAGAGCAGCGTGGTGTTTGGCATGAGGAAGGCTCTGCAGGCCGAGCAGGGCAAGGTGGACATGCAGCAAAGA ATAGAAGATTTGGAGCGAGAGAAACAAGAGCTGATCAATCAACTCAATGAGCTAAAAGCAGAGAGCGTGGCGACGCAGAAGAGGGAAGAGGAGAAGCGTGACGCACAGGAAAAGAAGCACATGGAACAAACTCAGTTTCTGAAGAGAACCAACCAGCAGCTGAAG GCGCAGCTGGAAGGAATCGTTATGCCGAAGAAGTAA
- the LOC133561668 gene encoding smad nuclear-interacting protein 1-like: MAKEKRHKRRESPEVKVKVKQEKLSPDRPRRRTSSPARRRPSSRSPGRTRNRSAGRRETSPARRGSRSPRRRSPHRSADVKLKREREEHRSAGEDHRRRTELPEERRSRWESDRPPERDRNGDRRRDRDAASSQQAERRHHDEQRRETRRQREENQELDFGRPDSGGNSPSEPPPDKEKPNFGLSGALTEDTNTFRGVVIKYNEPPEARIPKRRWRLYPFKNDEQLPVMYVHRQSAYLMGRQRKIADIPIDHPSCSKQHAVFQYR; this comes from the exons ATGGCCAAAGAAAAGCGACACAAGCGAAGGGagtccccggaggtgaaagtaaAGGTGAAGCAGGAGAAGCTGAGCCCGGACAGGCCGCGAAGAAGAACCAGCAGCCCGGCGAGGAGGAGACCGAGCAG CAGGTCGCCCGGCAGGACGAGGAACCGCTCTGCGGGAAGGAGGGAGACCTCCCCGGCCCGACGAGGCAGCAGAAGCCCGCGGAGGAGAAGTCCTCATCGCAGTGCCGACGTCAAGTTAAAGCGG GAGCGTGAGGAGCATCGCTCTGCCGGAGAGGACCACAGAAGAAGAACCGAGCTGCCGGAGGAAAGGCGCAGCAGGTGGGAATCGGACCGGCCTCCGGAGAGAGACCGCAACGGCGACCGGCGGCGGGACCGCGACGCCGCCTCCTCCCAGCAGGCTGAGCGTCGGCATCACGACGAGCAGCGCCGGGAAACCCGCCGGCAGCGCGAAGAAAACCAAGAGCTTGACTTCGGACGTCCCGACAGCGGAGGCAACAGTCCGTCCGAGCCGCCCCCCGACAAGGAGAAACCAAACTTTGGTTTGTCGGGAGCGCTTACGGAAGACACGAACACGTTCCGCGGCGTGGTGATTAAGTACAACGAGCCGCCGGAGGCTCGCATTCCCAAGCGGCGATGGCGACTCTACCCTTTCAAGAATGATGAGCAGCTTCCAGTCATGTACGTTCACCGACAGAGTGCCTATTTGATGGGGCGGCAGCGCAAAATTGCCGACATTCCCATCGATCATCCATCCTGCTCCAAGCAACACGCGGTGTTCCAGTACAGGTAA